In Erpetoichthys calabaricus chromosome 4, fErpCal1.3, whole genome shotgun sequence, one genomic interval encodes:
- the LOC127527357 gene encoding olfactory receptor 1468-like isoform X1, with protein sequence MKMKNATITVSEFILQCAIESNQKTIMISALAFIYFISMFGNLLVILVIILNPQLHAPMYIYIGTLAVIDLANGSILIPKMLSVLLLSSSVVPYAACVLQIFLLLHVEEMESLLLTLMAFDRYIAVVYPLQYPLAITNKKVVISLLVLNIFAICFKLHIPVFASELSFCHTNILPFCFCDYTTLVQVSCTDDPKYLIPMITGAVVYAVSPLVLILLSYSRIAIEALRVNSAGGKSKVFSTCVTHLLVVGLFYLPLAMFYILPGAGVTFTRETYNVIFILGNAVPSMMNPIIYSFRNQEINKRIHTLFIRRRSTPIRRK encoded by the coding sequence ATGAAGATGAAGAACGCTACCATCACTGTCTCAGAATTTATACTTCAATGTGCCATTGAATCAAACCAGAAGACCATTATGATTTCTGCTCTCGCATTCATCTACTTCATATCCATGTTTGGAAATCTACTGGTGATCTTGGTAATAATCCTGAACCCTCAACTCCATGCTCCAATGTACATTTACATCGGCACCTTGGCGGTGATAGACCTAGCAAATGGCTCAATTCTCATCCCAAAGATGCTGTCTGTCCTTCTGCTCAGCTCTTCAGTGGTGCCTTATGCTGCCTGTGTGTTGCAGATATTTCTTTTACTTCATGTTGAGGAAATGGAATCCCTTCTCTTAACATTGATGGCCTTTGATCGCTACATAGCTGTTGTTTATCCTTTGCAGTACCCTTTAGCCATTactaataaaaaagttgtcattaGTCTCttagtgttaaatatttttgcaatatgTTTCAAATTGCATATCCCTGTTTTTGCTTCAGAGCTATCATTTTGTCATACTAATATCCTTCCTTTCTGTTTTTGTGATTATACTACCCTGGTCCAGGTGTCATGTACTGACGATCCCAAATACTTAATACCCATGATTACTGGTGCAGTTGTCTATGCTGTCTCCCCACTGGTTTTAATTCTCTTATCTTACAGTCGGATTGCTATTGAAGCCCTGAGGGTTAATTCAGCAGGTGGGAAAAGTAAGGTCTTCAGCACTTGTGTGACCCACCTGCTTGTGGTCGGACTTTTTTATCTTCCACTtgcaatgttttatatattgccAGGAGCGGGAGTCACGTTTACAAGAGAAACTTACAATGTGATATTTATTCTTGGAAATGCAGTGCCGTCTATGATGAACCCAATTATCTACAGTTTTAggaatcaagaaataaataaaagaattcacacaCTCTTTATTAGGAGAAGATCAACTCCTATAAGgaggaaataa